From Vitis vinifera cultivar Pinot Noir 40024 chromosome 3, ASM3070453v1, the proteins below share one genomic window:
- the LOC100263307 gene encoding uncharacterized protein LOC100263307, producing the protein MGIDPNFNDESSLLGELGINNQQIWSKMVLILNPFRVNPNLHKDTDLWGPFLLLMSFGLFQLLTEKIHLGIILGWVTVAALFLYVVFNMLVGRNGNLDLYRCD; encoded by the coding sequence ATGGGCATCGACCCCAACTTCAACGACGAGTCGTCGCTTCTTGGAGAGCTTGGTATCAATAACCAGCAAATCTGGAGCAAGATGGTACTGATTCTCAACCCTTTTCGTGTGAACCCGAATCTTCACAAGGACACTGATTTATGGGGTCCATTTTTGTTGTTGATGAGTTTCGGATTGTTTCAATTGCTCACTGAGAAGATACATTTGGGAATAATCTTGGGTTGGGTTACCGTTGCTGCTTTGTTCTTATATGTGGTGTTCAACATGTTGGTTGGGAGGAATGGGAATTTGGATCTTTACAGGTGTGATTAG